Part of the Anopheles coluzzii chromosome 3, AcolN3, whole genome shotgun sequence genome is shown below.
AAACGATAACATAAGATTAAACGAAGTGTAGACTGAGGGAATTCTAGGGACGAACACTTGCCAAAACTACCGTAAGTTAACCGCTAAAATCCAATAGAAATGTATCAAAATACTACCAGAAATACGCTCTTGGAAGAAAATTTAGCTGATGAGTGAATTAGTCAACAGCcaatggaaaaaaatgtaaaaaacgTCTAAATAATTCCTATTTTTTCacttacaacaacaaaatggaGCAACGGTGCTATCACGACTCGGAAACTTGGCTATACGATCCTACACCTCAATGGACAGGTATCGCTCGAAATGATAAAGAAGGCAGCCTATTTATATCAGtactatttttatttacatcgCTTTAAAACAAACCTACAACATAACGACACTCTATATTTATAGCTTACTTAATAATACATTCAATTTGGAGCAGCTTAAAGTGCGATGCCACCAGCGTCTGCTTTGCATGTCAGTTActattttaaaacacacacacaccacgtcCAGTAAATTACCGGACACGGGCACAGCATAATCTACTTCTGGTCGCATGACTTTGCTAGATTGCTATTTACATTCAAACTGCTCAGTGAAGCGCAAGAACTGCCCGGAACCTGGAATAGCAGCGAGGGGAGGTTGGGAGACTTGTAGCTAGTAAGTTTAGAGCGACACGCATGCCACGGCGCGATACGGCTCCGGCGGATCCAGTGAAGCGAGCCCAACAGGCTCTCTCGTtcaaaaggtaaaaaaacgcCGACAACAACTATTTACAACACCCTAGGTCTGCGTGTAGATGTCCGGTTTGTAGCTGCCACAGCGTGGAAAGTCCTTCGGGGCCTGTTTCATCTCGTCCAGCTCGCCCACCTGCAGCACAAAGCTCATGCCGATGCCGAGATGCCACTCGAAGTGACAGTGTACCAGCCAAAATCCTGCCGGGGTGATTGCACAGTGAGAGCAAATGggcaaaaaggaacaaaaaaaaaaaaatgggcgtaaaattaaaatgtgcaTCCTGCCTCCCTGTTTCCATCGGTACTTCCCCGTACCACCTACCTGGATTGTCCGCCCGGAAACGTATGCGGGTGTAGCCGCGCGACGGCACCGACACAGTGTCCTTGTACGGTGGGTTATGGTCGCTGGGCATGGTGCGCGAGTACCGGCGAGCCCGCTCGACAAAGTCCACCTTTTCGCTTTGCGTCCCGAACTGGGGCAGCTGGCCCATCCCCGTCACGATGAACCGATGGCCGTGCAGATGAAACGGATGGTACAGGTCGCGTACCACTGCGGGTGGGGACAAAAAAAGTCAATCGattagaaataaaacaaaactgaagTGGCACGCGCGTTCGACCGCGCTCGCGGTACCTTCCGCGTCGTCGATCAGCGACATCTCGACCACGTCATTGAGGGCCACCTTCAGCCGGTGCAGGCAGAAGCAGGCGTGGTGCGGTTTGCACCGGGCCGGCCGGTGCGTGTTGTTGCAGAACATCCCGTCGCCGCCAATCAGTTCCGGTTGCGTGAGCAGCGGAAAGTCCGGGAACACCATGCTGATGTTGTTCGTGACGCCGATGTTGTTGAGCGTAAGTACCACGGCTGGGTGTAAAAAATGGACACACCAACGTCACATCACATTATtcctgagtgtgtgtgtgtatggggaaGAAGGGAAGGGCCACTTACTCATGTACCGGACGTAACCTTGGTCGGAGAACAGTACCGCCGGGTCGGCAGTGAACGTGTTGAACAGGATGCGGAACGTTTTGTTCGGTGCCGCATCGATCAGGTCGTCGTCCCGGTGGACCTCGTGCGATTCCAGATCGGCCACACACAGATCGTCATCGCCCGTTATGTAGCACGTGGCGTTCGGGTTGTTGAGAACCTTTTGGAGGAGGGGGAGAACAGGAACAGTCACGATTACATCACGGTTTGTTCGATGGTGCGGCGATGCGAGAAGTGGATTCGTTATTAATAATGACGGCGTGTTgtggctgtttttgttttgttctactTGTCCTTTTTAGCGTGGAACGAGGTACAGAGTCTTTAGTTGGAGTTTGTTATTATAACGGTGTCTAAAGTAAGACCTTTCAAGAGTGTGTAAGTATAGATCGCCACTTGAGAACGAGAGTGGCTTCGAGTGGCCGTCCGCGGGGAACTTTTGCTGACGAATATGGTTCTTTCGTCCCGGGAGCGCTTACTTTCTATTTCGATGAGGCAATTATGCTACTGGTTGTGTTAAAAGAGTACTCAAAAGGTAGCGCTAGATGGAATggagaagtgtgtgtgttcagcGTGATCGGATGTGTTCGTGTAGCTCCAAGCCCGGATCGGTCATAAAACAGTTGATATTGACAAAGTTTACGGAATTCAGATGCACACATCGAGAGGAGTAGGTGATTTGCACAAGGATTTAGTGAAGGTTTTGCGAATACCACAGGAACCACAGCGGAAATAAGCGAAAATTATTGTCGTCGGCTCACAGTCTCGCACACAATCGCAATTCGCATAAGCAGAGGGAAgcgtgaaaacaaacaaaaaaggggggatATAGGGTAGGATTCAAGGATTGAAAACAGCTAAAACTCGTGTCAGCGCGGTTAGACGGCCGGATCCGAGGATCCAGACGGCGGAGcggcacgcagcagcagtacagcGGCTCAGAAAGTTTACAGCGGtacgtaccaaaaaaaaagacgataTGATAGCGGCAACAGCATGAATGGAACCGCGAAGACGCTCCGAACGAGAACAATCCCAATGGATTGTAGCAGCGGGGCGATTCCAAAAAAGCCAAATGCTATGGCTGTAGCTACAAAGGCTCGCATTGACACGGGCCTCACGAAACGCTCAAGCGATGTGAGCGAATTGCGCTTGCTGCTCGAAGAATCGCGCAGGGAAAAAGCGGAACTGCTTGAGGAGTCACGCAGAGAGAAAACGGAGCTGCAGGCTGTGATTACCCAGCTCCAAGTCGAGCTCGGGCTTATGCGGCAGCAGCTTGCAGAAAGCTCTGAACGGGTAGAACGCGCAGCACAGGAGGCGCGGGAAGATGCCAGGCGTCGCGAGGACGCCCTCAGAGAGGAAGCCGAAAAACGCACGAAGGCGTTATGCGAAGAGGCCCAGCGCGATCGGGAGCTGATCTCATTGCTTATGGGAAACAGTTCCAAACCCAGCCATTCAAGAGgcaaccagcaacagcagcagcagcagcagcgaaaacaACACCGACAACCATCACGGCAGTCACTAACTGTGCGACAGTCGCAAGAGTTGCAACCGTCACTACGTCAGCTCCAACGACAGCACCAGGAAAGTAAATTGATAGAAGAAGCCTCATCGTCAGCGGGGACACTCGAGGATTCCTTCGCAGAAGTTGTCCAGCGAAAGTCGCGTCGTTGGCAGGAGCTGCGGACGGAGCGgcggaaacaacaacaacaccagcaggaGCAGCCGAGGGCGGGTCTGCAGACAACAGACGCAGCTGGTCAGCAACATCAACGGTGCGAAAACCTGCAGAGACGCTCTGCTCGGAAGAGGCCAGATGAAATATTCGTGGCACCGGGTACGGGTCAAACCTATCAAACGCTGTACGAAAAAGTTCGTTTGAACCCGAATCTGGCTGAGGAAAATCGCCAGATTCGAAGGGGACATCGAACGGCGCGCGACCACCTGCGCCTTAAACTGGAGCGCAACGCTGACGCTGTAGCCCTCATGAAAAAAATACAGGAAGAGTTAGGTGAGATGGGTACTGCGCGGGTTGTCACTGAGATGGCGGAGATAATTATCACCAATATTGACATGTTGGCCACGGAGGAGGACATCCGCAAGACATTCCAGACAGTGTTAGAGAAGGAGGCGACGCTGGCTACTATCAACATCTGGGAGCGGCGCGATGGTTCACAGCGTGCCCGAGTGCGATTGCCACGCAGCGACGCCAACCATCTCATAGATAAGCGGCTCCTAATTGGCTACTCTTGCTGCATGGTACGAGAAGCACCGAAACCGTTGCCAAATTCGCGCCGTTGTTTCCGGTGCCTGGAACGCGGCCACATGTCCAGGGACTGCCAGGGGATCGACAGATCCGGCATGTGCCTGCGCTGTGGAGCGATTGACCACAAGGCAGCCAACTGCAATAACGACCTAAAATGCATGATCTGCGGCGGCCCGCATCGTATCGCCGCCGCCTCCTGTGCGATAACAACACGGACTTGTTGATGGatattttacaaataaatctCAACAAGAGCAGGACTGCGCAAGATCTTGCGCTCAATACGATGCGGGTAGAAAAAGTGGACGTTATGctgttgtcggaaatctacGGAGTTCCCCAAAATAACGGCAACTGGGTGGTTGACTGCGACAAAAAGGTGGCCATAGTAACCAGCGGAGTGCGATACCCTATCCAGCGCATCCGAAGTGTCCGAGTTCCGGGCGTCGTGGTAGCAGACGTCAATGGGGTAACGATTGTGAACTGCTACGTTCAACCTCACATCGGAGTGGCGGAGTTTGAGGGGATCTTAGACCGGATCTTCGTATTGGCCCAAGGCCATCCACGGGTGCTGCTGGCAGGCGATTTCAACGCCTGGCATAACGCTTGGGGGAGCGAGCGTACCAACCAGAAAGGTGAGGCGCTTCTCCAGTTGGCCAACAGTCTCCAGCTCGAAGTCCTTAACGTCGGAACCGAACCCACTTTCCGGGGCTGTGGAGTAGCGCGGCCCAGTAGAATTGACGTGGCGTTTGCTAGCCCGTCTATCTGCCGTCCGGACCTGGCGACAAACCCGGCCACTTGCTGGCGAATCTTGCGGAGCTACTCTTACTCCGACCATGTGTACATCCGCTACACAATCGGCGAGCTTCCAACGACGGATCGACGAGGGATACCACGGGGACAACGCTCAGCATCAGCGCGTTTGGCTGGGACACGATGGAACACGCGACAGTTCAACTCCCAGTTATTCGAGTCATCGCTGCGGGCTTCCCAGTTTGAGGAGCGAGGCACGAGTGCAGAAAGCTTGGTGGAGGCATTGACACGGGCCTGTGACGAGACTATGTCACGCGTGTTTCCTTCGCAGGAATATACAGGCCGGCCAGCATACTGGTGGACCCCGGAAATCGCGAACCTGGTAGAGGCTTGCCGCGAGGCAGATCAGCTGCGCAACGTACCACCCAACCATCTGGGAGTGGCAGCCGAGGTCCAGCAGACGAGAAATGCATTAAAGACTGCAATTAAAGCTAGCAAAAAGCAATTCTTCGAATGTATGGTGCTAGCGATGCACAACGATGAGACGGGGCAACTTTTCCGTAAGGTCCTTTATCGTATGAAACCCACACGTACGGCACAGGAGCGCGATCCAGCGGTGTTGGAGAGAGTGGTCTCCACGTTGTTCCCGGAGCATCCCCCAGCAGAGTGGCCCACTATAGACGGAAACGAAGCTGGCAACATGGTGCCGCTTCGTGAGATCACCGATCCGGAGTTGCAAACCATAGCTAGTAGCATGCATCCTAAGAAGGCCCCGGGTCTTGATGGGGTGCCAAATGCCGCACTTGCAGTGGCCATAACGAAATACCCTGGCCCATTCCGACAGGTGTACCAGGAGTGCCTGAACACGTCCTGCTTCCCACAACAGTGGAAAAAGCAGCGATTGGTACTCCTGCCTAAGCCGGGCAAACCACCGGGCGACCCATCATCCTTCCGTCCGCTTTGCCTTCTGGACAACGCGGGCAAGGCGTTCGAGAGGTTGCTGCTGAACCGCTTGAACGAGCACCTGGAGAATCCGGAGAACCCAAAACTGTCTGAGCATCAGTACGGATTTCGGCGCGGACGATCAACATTGCTGGCTATCCAACAGGTGGTGAACGCGGGTCGACGAGCCATGTCGTTTGGGCGCACAAACAACCGCGACAGGCGATGTCTCATGGTTGTTGCACTCGACGTACGCAACGCGTTCAACACCGCCAACTGGCAATGCATCGCGGAGGCGCTGAGAGAGAAAGGAGTTCCTCTGCAGCTGCGCAGCATTCTGCAGGACTATTTCACCAACAGGGAATTGACTTACGACACTGCAGAAGGTCCCGTGACGCGTCGAGTCTCGGCCGGCTGTCCGCAAGGATCTATTCTGGGTCCCACACTATGGAACGTCGGATACGACGGCGTGCTGCGGTTGGACTTCCCTGAAGGGGCTCAGATAGTTGGGTTCGCCGATGACTTGGCGATTCTAGCGGCAGGAACAACGCCAGAACACGCGGCGAGAATAGCAGAGGAAGCAGTGGAATTAGTGCACGCGTGGATGAGGCAACACCATCTGCAGCTGGCTCCAGAAAAGACGGAATGCGTTATGATATCCAGCCTCCGCCGAGGGCATCCTGAGATACCAATGCGAGTGGGTGGAGTTGAGATTCGCTCCAAGCAGGCGATTCGCTACCTGGGGGTGATGATTCATGACCACCTTTTGTGGCGACCGCACGTGAAAATGGTCGTGGACAAGGCCAGTCGCGTGGTGAGGGTAGTGACCAACGTCATGAGAAATCACAGCGGGCCCCAGGTAGCCAAGCGGAGATTGCTCGCCGGGGTGTCGGAGTCAATCATCCGCTACGGTGCACCCATCTGGGCTGAGGCCACGGAACGCCAGTGGTGCCTGCGGATGTTAGCAAGTGCCCAACGACACCTGGCGCAGCGAGTGGTGAGCGGATTTCGCTCCATGAGCTACAGCGTTGCTGTACTCATGGCCGGGCTCATTCCACATCACCATCTGATAAGGGAGGATGCTCGATGCCACCAGCGATACCTCGCCGACACAGAGGCGAGTCGAGTGGTCATCCGACGCGAGGAACGTGCTGTGACACTTGCGGCATGGCAACGGGAGTGGGACGCGAACGCTGCAAATCCAGGAGCCAGCCGCTATGCACGTTGGGCACACCGCCTGATTCCCGATGTGCATTCATGGATGGTACAGAAGCGGGGTGAGGTGGATTTTCATCTTGCCCAGATACTCTCGGGACATGGATTTTTCCGAGAGTTTCTGCACGTCTGCGGCTTCGCTCCATCTCCAGAATGCCCGGAATGCACAGGCTCGGTCGAGTCAGTGGctcacgtgctgttccactgtccgaGATTTGTAGAAGTCCGGAGCGACCTACTGGATCTGGGAACGGACGGTCCCATTACCGAGGAGAACATCGGACGGAGGTTGCTGCaaagttcagattcttggaccCGAATCAAGGAAGCGGCACAACGCATAACCACAGTTCTGCAACTGCGCTGGAGAGAGGATGAGGCAGCGATGAACGCGCTTATCAGTTCCGCCTCCGAAGAGGCGACAGTCAACGCAGAGCAGGCGCAGGACGAGGCTGCAGTACGACGAGCGGCCCGAAACCGCCAAACAAGGGCCCGTAGAGCTCGGCTACGCGCGGAGCAGCTTGGCGACATGGAACTGGCGTCTGCGTTACGACTTTTGTACATGCCAGCAGCCAGTGATGCAACACCAGCCGAAGCCACACCAGCACcagtaacagcagcagtagcacctCCGACACCACAACGCAACCGGAGGCGAACGCAGAGACGGGTCGGACAACAACAACTATCCGACAGTCGGCTGCAGGGTCACACAGCGCAACTTACTGTGGAAATGGACCAGCGCCAAGCTACGGTGACACCATTGTCACCGCCACCATCGGGCGAGAGGCAGGAGAGGCGTACTGGCCTAAcaccagaagaagaagcagccgTTACCGCTCAAGTAACATCAGGGCGCTAAGAGAGCTGCTCAAGGCACAGAGGATGACTCCCACGCGAGTAACGGAAGGGCTTAAGCTAGGtcacaaggttttttttttctcataaaGGATGAAGGCACAATAGTGTATAAATGcgtaaaaattataataataataataaaaaggaagGTCCAATCGGACGGTCTTATCCGGTGGGTAAATCCCTATCGGGTAACCCCCATCGGAAGGTGCGCGCAGTTGTatgtaaattataaaaaaaaaattttgacaaataaACTGCggatacattaaaaaaaaaaaaaaaaaaaaaaagatggaatGGAGAGGGTTTAAAGACGCACAGCACGTTTGTGTTGCACTTATTTGTAAGTACAATCAACGCAGTTTTACACCAGATAATATAGTTATCATTGTTTTGAACGCATTATCTATTGTTTTGTATTGCTGTCTATTTCACTTACATTTCAAGTTGTTTACTTTATACGTGATAGAAGATAATCTTCTTGAGCTCCATACGCATCATGTATCCTAGTAACCAATCTAGTACGATGCTGTAGGATATCTTTAGTACTTTAGTACTAATGAGTAATGGAACATCATTTGGCTGGGGTAGACTTTATCAAGTATTTAAATGTTTACTAGTCAATGGATCAAGGCTCCAATTTCGTCACTTCAACTACATCTATAGgataaaaacatgtaaaaaatCATATGCCGTAACCTTCAGTTGTTTTAACATACATAGGCATTTCCCTTTGATTGCTTCGCTACAatcctaaagttatgcaatctgttaataaatcattattattttctaacTATTTTGCGAAAATGATTATTGATAGTAACTGTTAGCAGCCGGCATTTGAAAACAGAGcataaaaaatagaagaaaggagatacaaaaaaagcttctATGAGCACCTCTTCGTGCGCCCAAATACTGCCATGTCAATCATGACCTAAGGCAAATGTTAAGGCATTTTAATGCCCTAAGGTAAATGTTTATCATGACAATTTGTTAGATTTTCCACATCTCACCAACGTGGCAATGACCTTGATAAAAGAATGTTGCATAAAATGGCAACACATCTACTAGGAAACATCAATTCCTGTTACtagcgcctgaaggtatgcaatatgcCGTTGTGAATTTGAACTAGCATGTTGCGTCATGCATTGTCGAAGTATTGCCGGTATAAtaaaaaactgtttaattATAGAAAACGCTCAAGTAAAActtaataaaacacacaaaaaatagttTATACTTTCATCTaccaatataaaaaaagtaaataaagaaCAGTTGCTTAGTTTGTATTGTACTAAGCTTTTGCAATAGGTTGCAATACTAAGCTAATATATAACAATTAGTTAGATAGATTAGTAGTACTGGCTGTGGGATCAGATCAAATCCAATCTTCAAATTGAAAATACCATCGGATCCTATTGAATATCCGATAACAGCTTCTTATGCACGTGTTACCTCTAACGGCGACACTTACTGCCACTGAGTACAACGTTTTTAAAACCTTTTTTAATATTAGAATTCTAGCTGCATAAAGAATTTAAGTCcaatgaaaataattaatatattCTCTCTTTTTGTACAGCGACGAGCTACACCGCAAATAATGCGTCCATTTCTCATCACACACCTACGCCCTACGGCTACAAGCGGATGTATTTCGTTATTCTAATAAATGAAGCTATTTACCGATCGCTTAGCAGCCGGATGGGCGGCCCAAAAGCGGCAACAaaataaaccaacaaaaaccCCGAAGCTGGTTCTTGGACCAGCGTTTTGGGCTGTGCGATAAGTGGGCGATAATGATTAAACGATGAGACCGGGCTGGGAGGGGGCaccaaaatgaatgaaaaaagaaaagccacTGGTCAGCTACAAACACATAATGAGGCTCGTTTGTTTCCGTTAGCACCTGAAGAAAGAAACTCATTTGCCACGGGGCGTATATTAACCGCCTCGATCAGTTCCTACGCTCACCGTTCGTTGAATAgtttgttagtgtgtgtgtgtgttgttacttgtttttttctcttctttttctaaCGTACAATCTAGACAGCAAGGTTCGGTGCACCAACGCGCGCACCAACAGACACGATGACACGATTCACGTGGGAATTCGCTCGAAGCGAATGCGCGGATGGCACGTGGGTGACGATTAAACGTTTACTTACCGTGCCCGATGGGAACCGGTCGTCCCAGCTGGGAGGCGTACGCTTCGGGTAGGCTAGAACCTCTTCCTGTACGTGGTGCGCTTCGTTCTCGTACGATAGGACGGCAAACTCTTCCCTTCGCTCGATGTTACAGAAGCCAATGGCACGGACCCGGACCCAGTAGGTACCTGTTGGAATGGGTACAGTTCGGGAGGGTTTGGGAATTAGTTGAACATCAGTGACAAGTGAGAATGGTGGAGGCACAGGAATTGGGTACTGTACCTGGTTTCTGATTTGCCGACAGCACAAAGTCGTACCGTTCGCCCGAGGTGGAGATGAGCGTGTCGACCATCGTGGGCTGCACGGCGCCTCCATCGGTTGCGATGAGCTGCATTCGATGCTTTTCAATCTATCGGGCAGTGATTGGGATTTGGGGTGGAGGAAACAATTGAATCCAATTAGATGATGTGTTTCAAATGGAAACaggatttaaataaaatagagaGTCTTTCTTTACATTTGCTTTACCTTTACACAAATTAGCTTTACCTACTAAATCAAGCTATTATTAGCCAAGAGGTatgctttttgtgtttgtgggttttgCAGCTATGTTTTGTGGATTAAGCGTTGTTTTCATGAAGCTTAAACAAAATGTTTTCTCCTTTCCTAGAAGCAGCTTACTGACTAGTACCATTCGTGTGCGTACTAAGTCTCAGAAAATACATGCACAACTCGTAAATTATCAACGATTTTTACCCAAATATTGTGGATTGTTGTATTCATTTgcgcaaaaaaacaccattaaACGATATCAAATTAGAGTGTGGAAACATGTTGCCCGCAAAGCTGTGCAATTAGATAAAATAATTGTTCATAAACATTGCATTATATGTTGTAAAATAAGCTGATAGGAGAGCACTTTTGGAACCGTTTTATGAAATTTCTAAAGCTTCTCCCACATATTGTGTGGAATTTCTGCTAatacttttgtttttacttgtaTCTTCTTTTTCATCGACATCAGCCAACTGATACGATAATTGCTTATTTCTTAGAATTTCGTGCGGTAATTACGTTTATGCTTTTAAAAAGACtatcaatatttgttttacaaattttctAAGAAcagtgcaaaagaaaaggttGTAAATATGTATTACTAATATGTAAAtatatcatcattattatagTGTGAAGTCCTGAAAAAATCCTTATCTCCTGATGTAATCATCATATATATGTTGTGCATGTGAAATAGACATTGAAAGGGTCGGTCTCGTGGTATAGtcgtcgtcaactcgtacggcttgacaacatgcccgtcataagttcaagccccgaatagatcgtgtccccatacgtaggattgactatcctggtATGGTAATTAATAAttcaggcaggccttgaccggcaacgGTTGCTGTGCCAAAcgagaagatgaagaagaaaaagaaactcaATCAAATTGACAGTAAATCATAAAAGAAGTATTTTGTACGTGAATTTAAAGATTTAGGACAGATATTTTCCCCCCAAAAGTAGTAAATAACTATACTGCTTAGCATTGATATGAATGCTAGTGCAAAATCTttagtaaaagtaaaaattcAGTAAAAGTAATAACTTTATGCCTTAAGAAACATGTTATGAAGAACAATTacacaagaaaaaataaaaaaataaattaaaatatagaaaccAGCAGttcatacatatttttgtacgCCACGCTTATTCAAGCCTATAAATGCAGAGAACCAGTGAGAGTTAATCTATACTTCATCAATAAAGCTTATAAAGAAAATTCATCGTAACTACTAATTTTTGCACATTCAATTTAACCTCTTCTGGGTTTCAAATATTGTCATAACGATCAGTTGTTTTAAGctactttttttaaactaaactTTTGTTGTATGCTCTTCACTATTACTATAAGTAGGTATTTACTTTTTCTAGTTATTTTTACCCTGTAGATTCTTATCATGGTGATAATATATTACTATTTCTTAAttactttttactttttgcTAGTGACTGTTGCTAATTTATCATCATTAATTATattaacttcttcttcttcttcttcttctttggctcaacaaacGTTGGTCAATAgtctgcctgtaccacttgtgggcttggttGATTTCCCCTCATAGTATGATAATCGTAGGACGTATGgcagcacggtccatttggggcttgaacccatgacgggcatgttgttaagtcgtacgagttgacgaatgTACCACGAGAACGGCTTACGAGACATGTTGGCACAATATAGACCGCGTGGATGTAGATAGATAATTATATTTGTAAACATCGTCAAGAGCAGATCGACCAAACTTCCACTTTACCCGTCAGATGGCGTACCAGATACACCGAAAGGGACGACAGGGTTAGTTTGTGCGACAACTGATTCTCTCAGAATAGGACCAATCAGGAAGCGGTTCAACCAGGGTCAAGTTCGCACAGCTGATCGAGAACAGGGCGCCATCGCGAAACGCGGTTAGTTGCAAATCAGAACACGGAAAGACACCACCAATTTTAAGACTGATTGAATAAACGACAGTTTGTAAAATTATCTTTACCGTTTGCGACTCAATTAATCGAGTGCTATACACGTAGCAACAAGACATAACGAACTAGTTACTTTAAATTATACGCTCAACTTGATTCCACAAACGCAGCCAGTAATTACAGATAAGAAGTgactatttaatttaaaaaaatcctttctCTAGTTGATAGTCAAAAGAAATTTTGCTACTTACTTGTAATTGAAAGGGACAAAATTGACTGCCACTGCTCACTAGGCGAAACCGGTACCGGTAGCCCTTCTTCACCCGGTACACTGTCAGCGGTGCCTGCGTCTGTAGTTCGTGTTCCTCTTCCTGCACGAGTGGCCGAAGAAAGTGTTGCGatcacaaagaaaaaaacaaacaaacaaaagtccACTTACATCAAAATGTCGCCCTCGCCCATTGATCAGTATCGAGTCCATGCGCACGGTGCTGCTCTGCAGTCCCGGCACAAACTTCTCCACCAAATCCAGCGTCCAGTCCGAGATGATGATGTGATGCTCGGACAGATCGTAATCGTACAGATGGCGATTGATGTCGGTGGGCGATCGTATCACAAACAGCCCATAGTGCCCGTTCGCCTTCTGATGGCCGGAGTGTGAGTGGTACAGCTGGGTGCCCGGTTCGGACGCGTTGAACGCGTACCGGAAGGCAGCCCCGTTCGGGATCGGACACTGCGTAATCATTGGCACGCCGTCCATCCACGGTGTGTCGTACTGGTGGGCACCGTGCCAGTGAATGGTCGACTCCAGCCCCTCCATGTGGTTCACCACGTCCACCACGATCAAATCGTGCCGGCAGACGTGGATCGTTGGGCCCGGGATGCGCCGGTTAAGGGCCAGTACGCCCCGCTCCATACCGTCCGCCGTGATGCACTGCGGGTGGAAGCAGTGGCTTCGATTGCCCCATCGGCAATCGCCACACGCACTGGAGTGGGGAGGGACATATCATAATCGTGGCGTTGGCCCGGCTAACGACACCATACTTACGATCCCATTGCCGCATAATGTTCCGCAATCCAGCGAAAGTAACACACACGCGGGGCTTCCCGTTCCGTGCAAATACGATCACATTCGGCACCATCGTGAAAT
Proteins encoded:
- the LOC120955589 gene encoding uncharacterized protein LOC120955589, with the translated sequence MERKWCYYFPVYLLLGAVCLVFVVRHLSYPKAVFPSVGKFMAGPQFLDAVRSAKDRPVPLHLAEFHDGAECDRICTEREAPRVCYFRWIAEHYAAMGSACGDCRWGNRSHCFHPQCITADGMERGVLALNRRIPGPTIHVCRHDLIVVDVVNHMEGLESTIHWHGAHQYDTPWMDGVPMITQCPIPNGAAFRYAFNASEPGTQLYHSHSGHQKANGHYGLFVIRSPTDINRHLYDYDLSEHHIIISDWTLDLVEKFVPGLQSSTVRMDSILINGRGRHFDEEEHELQTQAPLTVYRVKKGYRYRFRLVSSGSQFCPFQLQIEKHRMQLIATDGGAVQPTMVDTLISTSGERYDFVLSANQKPGTYWVRVRAIGFCNIERREEFAVLSYENEAHHVQEEVLAYPKRTPPSWDDRFPSGTVLNNPNATCYITGDDDLCVADLESHEVHRDDDLIDAAPNKTFRILFNTFTADPAVLFSDQGYVRYMTVVLTLNNIGVTNNISMVFPDFPLLTQPELIGGDGMFCNNTHRPARCKPHHACFCLHRLKVALNDVVEMSLIDDAEVVRDLYHPFHLHGHRFIVTGMGQLPQFGTQSEKVDFVERARRYSRTMPSDHNPPYKDTVSVPSRGYTRIRFRADNPGFWLVHCHFEWHLGIGMSFVLQVGELDEMKQAPKDFPRCGSYKPDIYTQT